The segment TGCCGCGGGCAACCAGACGGGCGCCGCGGATGCAGTCAAGCGGCTCAAGGGCACACCGTTCGACTTTCTGATGCCGATCTTCACCGCCTGGCTCGCCCAGGCGCGCGGGCTGGACGGCGTCGCGGTGCTCGACAGCCTCGACCTGGGCGCGCTCGCCCGCCGCTATGCCGCCCCCCAGCGTGCGCTGATGCTGCTGGCACAGGGCAAGGATAGTTCCTCTGTGCTGGAATCGATGGCGACGCTGGCCGGCGACGGCGATGCCGACGCACGTATCGATCTGGCCACCGTACGCGGCCCAGACGGCGCGCGCTTCCTGCTGCAGGGTGGCGGTGCGGAGATGGAAGCCGTCGCGCGGTCGCTCGGCGCCCCGCAGCCGGTGACGATCACCTACGGCCTGTCCCGCATGTTCCGCGCGATGGCGAGCGACCTTGGCGGCGACCGGATGGCGACGCTGACGATTGTCCTCGCCCGTTGCGCGCTGATCCTCGATCCCGGCGAGACCCGCGCGCGCATCGTGCTCGCCGATGCGATCAACGGCGCCGGCGCACCGGATCTCGCGCTGCAGACGCTGGCGGCGGTCCCCAAGGACAGCCCCTTCGCGCGGCGTGCCGCCGGCGTGCGGGTCGCGGTACTGCGGGATGCCGGGCGTGCCGATGCCGCGCTCGCCGATGCCAAGGCGCTGACCGAGGATCACAGCGCGACCCCGCTGGAGGTAGAGCGTTACGCCCAGCTGCTCACCGATACTGGCCGCCACGAGGCTGCGGCGCGGGTCTATGCCGAAGCGCTGCGGCGCGGGGGGCAGGGCAGTGCCGACCTCCATCTTGATTATGGCTTGGCGCTGGAACAGGCGGGGCGTTGGGACCAGGCGCT is part of the Sphingomonas sp. genome and harbors:
- a CDS encoding tetratricopeptide repeat protein; the encoded protein is MAPIIRTCSLGLALSLATPAAAQTADLTDYVRARAADAAGAAGVAAQGYGRAMAATPDDPVIALRAYRQALMVGDMALATRAAAVMEKAGVAPPDAALVDMAAALAAGNQTGAADAVKRLKGTPFDFLMPIFTAWLAQARGLDGVAVLDSLDLGALARRYAAPQRALMLLAQGKDSSSVLESMATLAGDGDADARIDLATVRGPDGARFLLQGGGAEMEAVARSLGAPQPVTITYGLSRMFRAMASDLGGDRMATLTIVLARCALILDPGETRARIVLADAINGAGAPDLALQTLAAVPKDSPFARRAAGVRVAVLRDAGRADAALADAKALTEDHSATPLEVERYAQLLTDTGRHEAAARVYAEALRRGGQGSADLHLDYGLALEQAGRWDQALPELRKAAELAPNRAEMLRTLGVALITHGGDGADALRLLERARKIAPEDAEVADALGWAYVRQGEVARGAALLETATRSDPAGSTANEHLGDAYWRLGRQFEARYAWRAAAIHAAPTDAERIARKLREGLTGAS